One part of the Salinivirga cyanobacteriivorans genome encodes these proteins:
- a CDS encoding methylmalonyl-CoA mutase family protein, with protein sequence MNKNKVYEPDNKLRVITATSLFDGHDATINIIRRILQSSGCEVIHLGHNKSVDEIVNYAIQEDVQAIAVTSYQGGHLEFYKYMYDLLQERGCGHIKIFGGGGGVILPEEQEELHKYGIARIYSPDDGRKMGLQGMINDLIKISDFPLGNNGVELEKVKKREPYPIASLISQVENFPDQANGLMETVRSESRKSRTPVIGMTGTGGAGKSSMVDEIIRRFNDRYPKLHVGIVSVDPTRRKGGGALLGDRIRMNAINHPSVYMRSLATRSQNQALSSHVKDAVDILKFAGYDIIILESSGIGQSGTEIIDQSDVYFYVMTPEFGAATQLEKIAMLDYADIVALNKFDKQGALDALRDVKKQYQRNHMLFEQPLEEMPVYGTIASQYNNEGVNILFEALINTVTEKTGYKFPKAKQNLRISHNDQEIVPPNRVRYLSEIAETVRNYNQEIEEKAAVANRLQALLTATEELTREKDIEALLNEKVESLKQELGSENQSILEQWEAKKQRYKDEHYTYKVRGKEIRVETHVETLSHTRIPKVSLPKYKAWGDILKWNLKENVPGEFPYAAGVFPFKREFEDPTRMFAGEGGPERTNKRFHYLSKDQKAKRLSTAYDSVTLYGSNPDIRPDIYGKIGNSGVSVACLDDAKKLYSGFDLLDPATSVSMTINGPAPFMVGYFFNAAIDQQCEKYIVEHGLEDQVKQKVKEIYKDNGINPPNYLGDLPDNNDGLGLRLLGVTGDQVLPEDVYNAIKEETLQKVRGTIQADILKEDQAQNTCIFSTDFALTMMGDIQQYFIDHKVKNFYSVSISGYHIAEAGANPITQLAFTLANGFTFVEYYLSRGMHIDDFAPRLSFFFSNGLDPEYSVIGRVARLIWAKAMKYKYKGNALSQKLKYHIQTSGRSLHSQEIEFNDIRTTLQALSGIYDNCNSLHTNAYDEAITTPTEESVRRAMAIQMIINHEYGLTNNQNPLQGSFIIEELTDLVEEAVLVEFDRLTARGGVLGAMESMYQRAKIQDESHYYEALKHSGQLPIMGVNTFLSSSGSPTIVPNEVIRATDEEKQHQIENIKKFHKLNSQKAEEMLKALKAAVLENKNTFEYLMEATKYCSIGQITNALFEVGGEYRRNM encoded by the coding sequence ATGAACAAAAATAAGGTTTACGAGCCGGATAATAAGTTAAGAGTCATTACCGCCACATCACTTTTTGATGGTCACGATGCCACTATCAACATCATTCGTAGAATACTGCAATCAAGTGGTTGCGAGGTCATTCACCTGGGACACAACAAGTCGGTAGATGAAATCGTAAATTATGCCATCCAGGAAGATGTACAGGCCATTGCCGTTACTTCATACCAGGGCGGCCACCTGGAATTTTACAAATACATGTACGACCTCTTACAGGAGCGCGGCTGCGGACATATCAAAATATTTGGCGGTGGCGGAGGTGTGATTTTGCCCGAAGAACAGGAGGAATTGCACAAGTACGGCATTGCCCGTATCTATTCCCCCGATGATGGACGTAAAATGGGCCTTCAGGGTATGATCAATGATTTGATCAAAATAAGTGATTTCCCGTTGGGCAACAATGGTGTGGAGCTGGAAAAAGTCAAAAAGCGTGAACCATATCCCATTGCCTCACTTATTTCACAAGTGGAGAATTTTCCGGATCAGGCCAATGGCTTGATGGAAACCGTCAGGAGTGAATCCCGGAAATCCAGGACCCCGGTGATTGGGATGACCGGTACCGGTGGTGCAGGAAAGTCGTCCATGGTCGATGAAATTATTCGACGATTCAACGATAGGTACCCAAAACTCCACGTGGGTATCGTTTCAGTCGATCCTACAAGACGCAAAGGCGGTGGAGCCCTGCTTGGCGACCGTATCCGCATGAACGCCATCAACCATCCCAGTGTGTATATGCGTTCACTGGCTACTCGCAGCCAGAACCAGGCATTATCATCGCATGTGAAGGATGCCGTGGATATTCTAAAGTTTGCAGGGTACGATATCATCATACTTGAATCCTCAGGTATTGGGCAGTCCGGTACAGAGATCATTGATCAGAGCGATGTGTATTTTTACGTGATGACACCTGAATTCGGGGCAGCCACACAGCTCGAAAAAATTGCCATGCTCGACTATGCCGATATTGTAGCCCTCAATAAGTTCGATAAACAGGGCGCACTGGATGCTTTGCGTGATGTGAAAAAGCAATATCAGCGCAATCACATGTTGTTTGAACAGCCACTCGAGGAGATGCCGGTATATGGTACCATTGCATCGCAATACAATAACGAAGGGGTGAATATTCTTTTTGAAGCGCTAATTAATACCGTTACTGAAAAAACCGGGTACAAATTTCCCAAAGCAAAGCAAAACCTTCGAATTAGTCATAACGACCAGGAAATTGTGCCACCGAACCGGGTGCGTTACCTCTCAGAGATTGCAGAAACAGTGCGCAACTATAACCAGGAAATAGAAGAAAAAGCAGCGGTGGCCAATCGGCTTCAGGCACTGCTTACTGCTACAGAAGAGCTTACTCGTGAAAAAGATATTGAAGCACTGCTCAACGAAAAAGTGGAGTCGCTCAAGCAGGAGCTGGGTAGTGAAAATCAATCTATTCTCGAGCAATGGGAAGCGAAAAAGCAACGCTACAAGGATGAACATTATACCTATAAAGTTCGTGGTAAAGAGATCAGGGTTGAAACGCATGTGGAAACGCTTTCACATACCCGTATTCCGAAAGTGTCTTTGCCAAAATATAAAGCCTGGGGTGATATTCTGAAATGGAACCTGAAAGAGAATGTGCCAGGTGAGTTTCCATATGCTGCCGGTGTTTTCCCATTTAAGCGCGAATTCGAAGATCCTACGCGCATGTTTGCCGGCGAGGGTGGGCCTGAACGCACAAACAAGCGGTTTCATTACCTGTCGAAAGACCAAAAAGCCAAAAGGCTCTCTACGGCTTATGATTCGGTGACTCTGTATGGCTCCAATCCCGATATACGACCCGATATTTATGGAAAAATTGGTAATTCGGGGGTTTCTGTGGCCTGCCTCGATGATGCCAAGAAACTTTATTCCGGATTTGACCTGCTCGACCCGGCCACATCAGTTTCAATGACCATAAACGGACCCGCACCTTTTATGGTTGGCTATTTTTTCAATGCGGCTATTGATCAGCAGTGCGAAAAATATATTGTAGAGCACGGCTTGGAAGACCAGGTCAAACAAAAGGTGAAGGAGATTTATAAAGATAATGGCATCAATCCGCCTAACTACCTGGGCGACCTTCCGGATAACAATGATGGTCTGGGCTTGAGGCTGCTCGGTGTGACAGGCGATCAGGTGCTGCCAGAGGATGTGTACAATGCCATCAAAGAAGAGACGCTGCAAAAAGTGCGTGGTACGATTCAGGCCGACATTCTGAAAGAAGATCAGGCCCAAAATACCTGCATCTTCTCAACAGATTTTGCCCTTACCATGATGGGTGACATACAGCAATACTTCATCGATCATAAAGTGAAAAACTTTTACTCGGTGTCCATTTCCGGATACCACATAGCCGAAGCTGGTGCCAATCCGATCACACAATTGGCATTTACACTTGCTAATGGATTTACCTTTGTGGAGTATTACCTTTCGCGCGGCATGCACATCGATGATTTTGCCCCGCGTCTCTCGTTTTTCTTTTCTAACGGTCTTGATCCTGAGTATTCTGTAATTGGGCGGGTTGCCCGGCTTATTTGGGCCAAGGCTATGAAGTATAAATACAAAGGCAATGCACTGTCGCAAAAGCTGAAATACCATATTCAAACTTCGGGCAGGTCGCTGCACTCGCAGGAGATCGAATTTAACGATATTCGTACCACACTGCAGGCATTGTCTGGTATTTACGACAACTGTAACTCCCTGCATACCAATGCATACGACGAGGCCATTACCACACCTACCGAGGAATCGGTGCGCAGAGCAATGGCCATTCAAATGATTATCAATCATGAGTATGGCCTGACTAACAATCAAAATCCATTGCAAGGGTCATTCATTATAGAAGAATTAACCGACTTGGTAGAAGAGGCCGTGCTGGTAGAATTCGATAGACTTACAGCGCGCGGAGGAGTGTTGGGTGCCATGGAATCGATGTATCAGCGTGCTAAGATTCAGGACGAGTCGCACTATTATGAAGCGCTTAAACACAGCGGGCAGTTGCCAATTATGGGAGTAAATACTTTTCTGTCTTCCAGCGGTTCACCTACTATTGTGCCCAATGAAGTAATAAGGGCAACAGACGAAGAAAAGCAACATCAGATTGAAAATATCAAAAAGTTTCATAAATTGAACAGTCAAAAAGCTGAAGAGATGCTAAAAGCGCTTAAAGCAGCTGTGCTGGAGAATAAAAATACATTTGAATACCTGATGGAAGCCACTAAATACTGTTCAATTGGTCAAATTACCAATGCATTGTTCGAAGTTGGTGGAGAATACAGACGCAATATGTAG
- a CDS encoding PaaI family thioesterase produces METKAFQEYYPDHLSHCYGCGTMNEHGYQIKTYWDGDETVTRYKPRPYQTAIPGYVYGGLLASIIDCHGTGSASAAMYRKENRPMDSEPSFRFLTGMLNVKYIKPTPINTILELRGTIREIKGKKVIVDVKVMAQGEITATGEVVTIQVPDRYIKDIIEKGNS; encoded by the coding sequence ATGGAAACAAAAGCCTTTCAGGAATATTACCCAGACCATCTCAGCCATTGCTATGGCTGTGGAACGATGAACGAGCACGGATACCAGATCAAAACCTATTGGGATGGTGATGAAACAGTAACCCGATATAAACCAAGACCTTATCAAACTGCCATTCCCGGATATGTTTACGGTGGATTGCTAGCTTCAATAATCGATTGCCATGGAACCGGATCAGCATCAGCAGCAATGTATCGCAAGGAAAACCGGCCTATGGACAGTGAACCTTCTTTCCGATTCCTTACCGGAATGCTTAACGTTAAATACATCAAACCCACCCCCATCAATACCATATTGGAACTACGGGGTACCATACGTGAAATAAAAGGTAAAAAAGTAATTGTTGATGTAAAAGTGATGGCGCAAGGCGAAATTACAGCCACAGGAGAAGTAGTTACAATCCAGGTACCCGACCGGTATATCAAAGACATTATTGAAAAAGGGAATAGTTAA
- the buk gene encoding butyrate kinase — translation MNFKTDYSAENLVLVVNPRVPFTKIGVYNNSKLVFLKKISHNDADLAQFTKYEDQTNYRKEAIIKELRENDVDVNKIRIVISRGGLIKPVKSGIYAVDKKVKDDLYNSVQGSDIVNLGGLISDAIASELPDSKAVIADPVVVDEYDDVARVTGLPEIERRSIFHALNQKQAACRYSKSIHKACEDLNLIIAHLGTGITVGAHNKGRVIDANMGYDGDGPFSPIRAGSLPTGDLIKLCYSGKYTEEEMLKRVSLEGGLFAHFGTPSGIDVDKMVKQGDKQAELVFSAMGYQVAKTIGSMYAVLYGQVDAIILTGPMANSEWLVKKIVDRVEHFGKIVVYPGSDDIETLAMKGVGVINGEEEVKKYQG, via the coding sequence ATGAATTTTAAGACTGATTATTCTGCTGAAAATCTTGTACTGGTTGTAAATCCAAGAGTCCCCTTTACAAAAATCGGGGTCTACAATAATAGTAAGCTTGTTTTTTTAAAGAAAATAAGCCACAACGACGCAGATCTGGCGCAGTTTACAAAATATGAAGATCAGACAAACTACCGCAAGGAGGCTATAATTAAAGAACTCAGAGAGAATGATGTGGATGTGAATAAAATTCGCATAGTAATTAGTCGTGGAGGCCTTATAAAACCGGTTAAATCGGGTATTTATGCTGTAGATAAAAAAGTGAAAGATGATTTGTACAATTCTGTGCAGGGATCAGATATAGTGAATCTTGGCGGGTTGATCTCTGATGCCATTGCATCTGAACTCCCCGATTCGAAGGCGGTTATTGCCGATCCTGTGGTGGTAGATGAGTATGATGATGTTGCCAGGGTAACAGGTTTACCCGAAATTGAGAGAAGATCTATTTTTCATGCACTTAATCAAAAACAGGCTGCATGCCGTTATTCCAAATCTATCCACAAAGCGTGTGAAGACCTGAATTTAATTATTGCCCACCTGGGAACTGGCATTACAGTAGGTGCACACAACAAAGGACGCGTGATCGATGCCAATATGGGTTACGATGGCGATGGCCCCTTTTCACCCATACGTGCAGGAAGCCTGCCCACCGGTGACTTAATTAAACTATGCTATAGTGGTAAATATACCGAAGAGGAGATGCTTAAAAGAGTTAGCCTTGAAGGAGGTCTTTTTGCGCATTTTGGTACACCAAGCGGAATCGACGTGGACAAAATGGTGAAGCAGGGCGATAAGCAGGCAGAACTGGTGTTTAGTGCCATGGGCTACCAGGTGGCTAAAACTATCGGTTCAATGTATGCCGTGCTTTACGGACAGGTTGATGCCATTATTCTTACCGGTCCAATGGCCAATAGTGAATGGTTGGTGAAAAAAATTGTGGACCGGGTAGAGCACTTCGGTAAAATTGTAGTGTATCCGGGTTCCGATGATATAGAAACACTGGCTATGAAAGGTGTTGGTGTAATCAATGGCGAAGAAGAAGTGAAAAAATATCAGGGCTAG